GCGAAAGGTCAGAAAAAAGGGCCTTGAGGCCCTATCAATTGTTGCAGCAGTACTAAATTAGACGCTCAAAATCGGTGCCAGCGCTTGTGAGACTTCGCCTTCAGATGCGTCACGGGAAATGGTGAATGAGCGGTAGGTATCGCCACGGCCGAATGAACGGTCAATCTCGGCAAGGCAGCGGATAACCGCACCATCCAATATGAAAGAAAGCTCGATTTCCTTCTTGTTGAACATGCCGCTGTTTTTAAATTCAAGCTCTTGGTAACAGCCAGAAACAGAGGCAAAACCGTTCCCACGCAAATGTCCTTTTTCTACATCCGCTTTCACCAAGTTAAAGCCTTCACGCTCAATGGCGGCAAGCACACGTTGTACCGCGGGCAGCGGGCGAACTTCCAGATAATCACGGTCAGTTGGGTCAATGGCGAAATCAATATCCAGAACAGTCTCTACCCAGACGTGGCTCTGGTTGAGTTTTGCGCTAACCGCCGTAATTGGCGTCTCGTCATGCAGTTTTAGTTCGAACGGGACTTCTTTTTCTTCACCAGGTTGAATAGTGAAAGGGTCATTTGCCTGAATGTGACCAAGGACAAAGACCTGATAACCCACTCCAGAGTCAGACTCAACTTTGACTTCAGTGCAGAGCTTAACTGTGATGGAGTCAATTTCCTGTTCTACATCACCGCCCTTTATATGAACGGTACCACGCAGGGTTTCGCCTTGGTAGACAGATTCATTGTGGAGAATGGTGTCGACTTTTGTTGCGCCAATACCTAAAGAAGCTTTGAGTTTCTTGAACATAGTGATCCTTGATTGTTCAGTGTCATTCTCTGTTTACCGAAGATTGGCTGTCGGTGCAAGTCACAGACATAATAAAGAAAAAGTCAGGGGAGAAGGCCCTGACTTTGTCGAGTTATGCTGCGAGTGACGGCACGCCACTGTGGAAGCGGAACATATCATCTGGTGTTTGGATAAGTTCGGCTTCTTTCTCACCAATGGCTTTTACACGGTCGGAGATATCTCCGCCGGCAATGGCTGCCGCCAGCTTTAGATAATCCTGATAGTGGCGTGCTTCAGAGCGAAGTAGAGAGATATAAAACTTACGCAGTTCTTCATCCAGATACGGCGCAACTTTGGCAAAACGTTCACATGAGCGCGCTTCAATGTAAGCACCAATAATCAACTTATCGACCAATGTTGCAGGCTCATGGGTACGGACAATCGACATGAGACCGCGAGCATAACGACCAGCATTGAGCGGGCTATAAGGCATGTCGCGCTTTTCCATGATCTCGATAACCTGTTCAAAATGATGGAATTCTTCTTTGATGAGGCGAACCATTTTGTCGATTAAATCTGGGCCGTGTTCGAAACCAGCCTTTGGTTTAAGCGGAGCACTCAACCCATTCTTTTTGGCATGGAATATACCTTCCCGCATACCGCGGTAAACGAAATCTTCATAGGGCTTTGCCCACTCCAAAAGTAGCTCGCCACTCGAAGTATCAATGGCATATTTGCGAATAAGCCAGAGGGCGGTTTGGCTTGCTTTCAATTCACAATTTGCATGATCACGTAGAAGAATAGTTTCGTTTTCCGGTTTTATGGCTTCATCAATCCAGGCTTGTGGAGTTTCACAGTGCAGGAATCCGCGCACTGGCTCGAGCAGGCTTTCTAATTCAGGGCTTAGCGACATCGATTTTCTTTGGTCTTTTTAGTGCTTTGAAGGCGGCAATTATACAGCTCAGCCCTAGTGATACCAAACACGCTCTAAGCCGCTGGCACTTTGATGTTCGAAAAAGTTGAACATCAAACTCAAATCTCTCTGGTTTTATTCAGGATTGGGTTTCCCTAATCTTTATTTCTAGAGCAATCAGTGACGTGACAAAGGAGATTCAAATGATTGATATCCGTAAATCTGAACAGCGTGGCCGCGCAAGCTTTGGTTGGTTGGATAGTCGCCATACTTTCTCTTTTGGTCATTATCACGATCCTGACCAAATGGGTTTCTCAGCGCTTCGTGTCATTAACGATGATGTGGTGAAACCGTCAGCAGGATTTGATACTCATGGCCACCGTGATATGGAGATCATTAGTTATGTTCTCGACGGTGTGATTGAGCACAAGGACAGTGAAGGTAATATTCAGTCTCTTCCAGCAGGCGAATTTCAATTGATGTCTGCCGGAAAGGGGATTTACCACAGCGAATACAATGGCTCGACCGACAGTGACCTCCGCTTCTTACAAATTTGGATTCAGCCTAACAAGAGAGGTGGCACACCAAGTTATCAGCAGAAGGACTTTGGCAAAGCACCAGGCTTCACTGTGATTGCAACGCCTGACGGCCGTGACGGCACATTGAACATTAAGCAAAATGCCCGGTTATTACAGTTAATTTTGGAAAACGATAGTTCGGAAACCTTCAACCCGGAAATGGGCAGTAATGTGTATGTGCATGTCGTAGCGGGAGAGCTGTCAGTGAATGATGTTGTTCTCTCAGGTGGAGACGGTGCCAAAGTCAGCGGGCTCTACCAAGTCTGTCTGAAAAATAACGGCGCAGAAAACGTAACGGCTCTGATATTCGATTTACCTTAACGTGTGTGGGCTCGTGAAATAGAAGGTCGGCCAAAAGCTGGCCTTTTTGGGTTTTGGGAAAACATCGCAGGAAATACTCCTGACACGATCTGTCAGTAGGTGTCAGTAATCTCTTTTCAACCCATACGAAAGGAGAAAACACCATGGATAACGTTGTAGAAACTGTAAGATTCAAATTGAAAGAAGGCACTGACGTAAACGCTTTTCTGGCAGCTGCAGAAGGTACTTTGCCTTACATCAGCGGTTGTGAAGGGTTCGTCTACCGCTCGTTGAGTTTTGATGAGCAATCGCAGGAATGGACAGACATTGTTTACTGGACCAATCTTGCTAACGCACAAGCTGCCTCTAAAAACTTCATGAACGACGAAGGTGCGCAGAAGATGGTGTCGCATATTGATAGCGCTACACTTGTTATGGCGCATCAAGGCGTCAGAATGAGTGCAATGGGTGAATGTATCGAGTCTGCGTAACAGGAATTATCAATGAGTAAATCGGAGCGCTTGTTTGAGCTTCTCACTTTACTGCGTAGTAAACGTTACGCGGTCACAGCGAAGGCATTGGCAGAAGAGTTGAATGTCAGTGAGCGCACGATTTACCGTGATATCCAATCCCTGCAATTGTCCGGCGTTCCCATTGAGGGCGAAGCGGGGATTGGTTACCTGTTAGGCAAAGGATCACACCTTCCGCCTCTTATGTTTACGGAAGAAGAAATCATGGCGCTGGAGCTGGGTATGCGAATGGTTCGTGCGTGGTCAGATAGGAGTTTGGCTTCTGCTACCGATAGCGCATCTCGAAAAATTCGCTCTGTCTTACCGGAACACCTCAAAGCACAGATAGATGCACTTCCTCTGGCCGTGCCAGCGTTTCATGTAGAAACTGAGTGCGCTGTTTATGGCGAATTGCTTCGTGAAGCTACCTCTGAGAAACACAAAACAAAAATCAAATACCAAACAGGAGAAGGGAAGTACTCAGAGCGCGTTATTCACCCTCTAGGTCAGGTTTACTGGGGAAAAGTCTGGACGCTGGTGGCTTGGTGTGAGCTTCGGGATGATTATCGGAGCTTCCGCATAGACCGTATTCAGTCCATCGAAGTGTTGGGAGAACATTTCGAAGCCAGCGAGGTGAAATCTTTCCAGCACTATCTGTCGTTTTGTGAAGAAAGCTGAATTGAGTGAAAGCTTAAATACAAAAAAATTAAACCTTTCTGAAAATGCTCCCGTAAATATTCTCCGCTGATCAGCAAAACCTCGGGTTGTACCCTTACATTTAAATAAAAATAAGGAGAGATCATATGATTTCTTTTAAGGTTTTGTCGTCTTTAAAATCAATGCTGGTAACTTCTGTACTGGTACTATTTCTTGCTGCTTGCGGAGCCCAGGCTCACAATCATGGCGGGAAACAAAACATCGTTGAAATCGCTGCCGGTAACCCCGATTTCAGCACCTTGGTGGCAGCGGTGAAAGCAGCAGGTTTGGTAGAAACACTGCAAGGGCCCGGTCCTTTTACTGTGTTTGCGCCAACCAATGAAGCGTTTGCCAAGTTGCCTGCGGGAACAGTTGAAAGCCTCCTAAAACCAGAAAACAAAAACCAACTCGTCGCGATTCTCACCTATCATGTGGTGCCAGGAAAAGTGATGGCAAGCGATGTTGTAGGTCTTTCAGAAGCGAAAACCGTTCAGGGAAGCAAAGTCAAAATTGATTCGTCGAATGGCGTGAAAGTAGATAATGCCAATGTCGTAGCGACCGATATAGAGGCATCAAATGGCGTTATTCATGTTATCGACAGCGTTATTATTCCTCAGTAAACACCGAAATTAGAATGCAAAAGAAGCGGGCTGATTAGCCCGCTTCTTTTATTTTGGAAACTGATTAAGCTAGAACGTCGGTAGCGACTTTGTAGCTTGGATCTTCAATGTGGTTGATCTCAACCAGGCTGCCCGCTTTAGTCAGCAGTGCCAAACAGTCTTGTGACAGGTGGCGGAGGTGAAGCGTCTTACCTGCTTTGTTGTAGCGCTCTGCCAATGTCTCAATCGCTTCAATCGCAGAGTGGTCTGCCACTCGGGATTTGCCGAAATCGACAATCACGTCTTGTGGGTCGTTCTGAGCATCAAACAGCTCAAGGAAGTTGGCTACTGAACCAAAGAACAATGGACCGTTCACTTCGTAGACTTTCGAACCTTCCTCATTGATGTGGCTTGAAGCATAGATGTGCTTTGCATGTTCCCACGCAAACATCAGTGCAGAGACAATCACACCCACGATAACCGCAATCGCCAGGTCAGTAAGAACGGTAACAACGGTCACCAGCACGATAACGAAGAAGTCGCGTTTTGGTACACGGCTAGCCAGCTTGAACGTTGCCCATTCAAACGTACCGATAACCACCATAAACATGACACCAACCAGCGCAGCCAGCGGGATCATTTCAATCAGCGAAGAGGTGAACAGGATGAAGCAAAGCAGGGCAAGCGCAGCAACAATACCTGACAGACGACCACGACCACCTGAATTTACGTTGATCATTGATTGGCCAATCATTGCACAGCCACCCATAGCGCCGAAGACAGAACAAGTCACGTTAGCTACGCCTTGACCGACACATTCGCGGTTACCGCGGCCACGGGTGCCCGTCATTTCGTCAACAACGGTCAGAGTCAGCAGGGATTCAATCAGACCAACAGCCGCCAGAATCAGCGCATATGGCAAGATGATGTAGAGAGTTTCCAGATTGAGTGGAACAGTTGGGAACGCGAAAGTAGGCAGTGAGCCAGCCAGCGTCGCGTTCTCATCACCACTCATGGAGCGCAAGAAGTCGACAACGGTACGGGTATCGAGATCCAGCAGGACTACCGCTGCCGTCACAGACACAATCGCAACCAACGACGACGGTACTGCGGTGGTGATTTTTGGTAGGAAGTGGATGATAGCCATGGTAATCGCCACCAAGCCAAGCATCAGATAGAGTTGCTCACCTTGCAGCCATTCCATTTCACCATTAAGACCAGGAACTTGGAATTGACCAAGCTGTGCAAGGAAGATGACGATGGCCAGACCGTTAACAAAACCAATCATGACTGGGTGTGGCACCATGCGGATAAACTTACCGAGCTTAAACACACCCGCCAGAATTTGAAGCGCACCCGCTAGCATGATTGCTGCAAAAAGATATTGAATACCGTGTTCTGCAACCAGACTGACCATGACAACTGCCATGGCACCTGTTGCGCCAGAAATCATACCTGGGCGACCGCCAAGGATAGAAGTCAGCAGACCCATGATGAACGCAGCATACAGGCCAACCATTGGGTCAACGCCTGCAACGAAAGCAAACGCAACGGCTTCTGGTACCAGAGCGAGTGCAACAGTCAGACCTGACAGAATGTCGTTCTTGGCCGAGTGTTTAGGAAACTTGGGGAATTCAAACATCTTGTTCGGTTACTTCTCTAAAAGTGGGTTGTTGGCAATTCGACAAAGACGGCGATACTACCTAAAAGTGTGATTTTGTTCAATCTTGGTAACGTATTTGTGAAACTTGCAAGCACATTCGCTCTAGATAGAACAGTGTCTTATAACAACATTGATGTGCTTCAATTACCCAAACTGATTAGACGTCAAAGCGATGGCAGTTTGATGAATAAAAACCTAGATGCTCAAAAAGCAGCCTTTTGTTTGGGCAACTGCACATAAAAAAAGAGCCATGCTAAGCATGGCTCTTTCTGTACCGGACTTCTTATTGGAAGTTAGGCTTTGTCGCTGGGGCTGCAGCGCTGTTGGTTGCCGTTTGGCTACCTGCTTGGCGCGTTTCAGCTCGTTCGCTTCGGAATTCAGCAATGGCTACTTCAATCGCTGATCCAGCGCTTTCCGGTGCTGGCGCTTTTGTCATTGGAGACGTAGCACGACCGATGCGAATAGCAGGCTTAGCGGGCTTCTCTGCCTCTACAGCAGGGATTTCGCTCGCTTCCATTACACTCTTCACATTCGCCTCTTCAGCTTTTGGTGCTTCTACCTGTGCAGCAACGGCTTCGACAACTGGTTCAGCGGTAGGTGCTTCTTCTTCAGGTGCATTAACCGCAACAGGTAGCTCTTCGTTCAGGGCGTCAGCACCTTCATACTTGGCTTTCTCTTCCAACACCGTTGGCACTGAACGACGCACAATTACTTTACCCATTGCCATTTCAGGGAAGGCTACACCACCAACGGCAACTGCCTTCGGTACTGGTGCTTCCTCTGCAGCGGGGGTTTCTGTAACGGCTTCTGCCACAATAGGTGCTTTCTGAGCAGCTTTCGAAGGCCATACTTTACCCATTGCCATTTCTGGAGAAGCAACACCAGACTTCAGAACAACTTTGTTGCGCTTTTCAACGATAGAAACGGCAGTTTCCATCATATCCAGCTGCTCAAGACCTTGCTCTGTGGTTGCAGATTCATCTTCGCGATTGCTGCGACGACGACGTTGACCACTTGCGCGCAGGTGACGAGGTGAACGGCGGTTACGACGCTTCTCTTCACGTTGTTCACCATTTTCATTAGCTTCAACAGCTTCTGGTGCATCGGTGCTTGCTTCAGCTTTCGCTTCTTCTGCTACGGCTTTACCCATTTCGTGAAGTGGGTTCACCGCTGCAACTTCTACTTCTTCTGCGTTATCAGCGACACGGACTTTCTTGTTCAGCTTGCGGCGTTGACGGCGTTGTTTCACTTTCTCCGTCTTTTCCGCTTTCTCTTGCTTCTCAGCCTGAGAATCTTCTTTTACTGGCTTAGCCGCTTTCGCTTGCTGTTGACGTTGGTCTGCTTTTTCAGCCTTATCAACTTGCTTACGGTTTTGCTTCTTCGCTTGTTTTTCCTGGCGCTCGTTTGAACGTTCGCCGTTCTCTGGGCGCTCTTTACGGCGTTGTTGCTTCTTCTCACCACGTTGTTCGGTGTTCTTGCCGTTTTCATCGCGTTGATTGTTGCGAGAACCGCGACGAGTGCGGTCTTGAGAACGCTTGTGGTCACGACGGTTACGAGACTCGCGTTTTGGCTCTTCTTTCTTCTCTTCTTCCACCGGAGCGCTAGCAAACAGACCAGAGATGAAAGAAACCAGACGCGAGAACAAACCAGGCTTCGCTTCAGCAGCTTTAGGTGCTGGTTTAGCCGCTGGCGCCGGAGACGCTGGAGCAGCAAAACCTTGCAGCGCAGGCTCTTCGCGTTTTTTCACAACGCGCTCAGCAGGCGCTTCGTCCTTGCTATCGTTTTCACGCATTGCTTCCAATTGCTCAGGCAAATGGTAAGACAGAGAAGTCACTTCATCGCCACCACGGATACGAACCACTTCAAAGTGCGGCGTTTCCATGTTTGCATTTGGTACAACGATGACGCGAACGTTATGGTACTTCTCAACGTGCTGGACTGAACGACGCTTTTCATTCAGTAGATAAGAAGCAACAGGGACAGGCACTACTGCCATTACCTGAGCGGTGTTTTCCTTCAGCGCTTCTTCTTCGATCAGACGCAAGATAGACAGAGACAAGGATTCGTTATCACGAATCACACCGGTACCTGTACAACGAGGACAGATGTGGTGGCTTGCTTCTGCCAGAGAAGGGCTCAGACGCTGGCGGGACATTTCAAGCAGCCCAAAGCGGGAAATACGGCCGATTTGAACACGTGCACGGTCCATGCGGACAGCTTCACGTAGGCGGTTTTCTACTTCACGCTGGTGGCGAACAGGGGTCATATCGATGAAGTCGATAACAACCAGACCACCAAGGTCACGCAGGCGCAATTGACGTGCAATTTCGTCTGCCGCTTCGAGGTTTGTCTGCAGCGCCGTTTCTTCGATATCAGAACCCTTGGTCGCGCGAGCGGAGTTGATGTCGATAGAAGTCAGTGCTTCAGTTGGGTCGATAACAATCGAACCACCGGAAGGCAAACGCACTTCACGTTGGAATGCAGATTCAATCTGGCTTTCGATTTGGTAGTGGCTGAAAAGTGGTACTTCTCCTTCATAGCGCTTAACGCGATTCAGGAAGTCAGGACGGGTCGCCTGGATACGCTCACGAGCCTGATTGTAAACTTTCTCACTGTCGATCAGTACTTCACCGATGTCACGGCGTAGGTAATCACGGAATGCACGTGCGATAACATCGCTTTCCTGATAAATCAGGAATGGAGCCGCTTTAGATTCGGCAGCGCCCTGGATGCGTTCCCAGTTGTTGAGCAGGTAGTTTAAGTCCCACTCTAGCTCTTCAGCAGATTTGCCAACACCAGCGGTACGGACGATCAGACCCATGCCTTGAGGCAGTTTCAGACCAGACATCGCTTCTTTCAGCTGGCTACGCTCTTCACCTTCGATACGACGGGAAATACCGCCAGCACGAGGGTTGTTTGGCATCAGAACCAGGTAGCTACCCGCAAGAGAAATGAAAGTGGTCAGGGCTGCGCCTTTGTTACCACGTTCTTCTTTATCAACCTGAACAATGACTTCCTGGCCTTCTTTCAACACCTCTTTGATGTTTGGACGGCCTTGGTAGCTATAATTGTCTGGGAAGTATTCGCGGGCAATTTCTTTAAGAGGAAGGAATCCGTGGCGTTCAGAACCGTAGTCTACGAATGCTGCTTCAAGACTTGGCTCAATACGTGTAATACGGCCTTTATAGATGTTTGCTTTCTTCGATTCATGGCCAGGGCTTTCGATATCCAGATCGTATAAGCGCTGACCGTCAACCAATGCGACGCGCAACTCTTCCTTTTGAGTTGCGTTAATCAACATTCTTTTCATATCAAATTGTTCTCGATTATTTGTTGTTATTAGTTGTCGGAAACGAGAGAAAGAACGCAATGCTGCCAGGTCCCAAGTCTGACGTTAATGCAACCTCACGGCTGGGAAATCAGGGACGCTCCAGGGCACTACTTATCCACCCACTGATACGGAAATAAGATATTCAATCCGGTTTATTCAGTCGGCTATTCGCCACAAATGGCGACAGTCTCTTTGACACTGGTTATTTTTCCCGTCGTGCCAACAAACTAACGGGTGCTTTATTCCTCATGTCTTACGCCGAGTGCTGCATGATTAAGACACCTCTAACTACCAGCGGAACAGATACTACTCAGAAATAGTGCTAGTGGCGGTTAGGGGTCTGAGATAAAGCGGTAAAGATTTACTCTATTTGTCGACTTTTTAGTCGTGGTGAGCAAAAAAGCTTCAAACTTTTCTGCTTTACGGCGCAACTATAGCAGGGACACATTTTTGCAGCAAACTACTTTGATGCAATGTAGAATCTACGCCCTATGAATACTGAAAAACCTAAAGTGCAATTCATCGACATTTCAGATGACATTGCAGGCCAGCGGATCGATAACTTTCTCCGAAATAGGCTAAAAAACGTACCTAAAAGTATGATTTATCGCGTTCTCCGTAAAGGAGAGGTGCGAGTTAATAAAAAACGCATAAAACCTGAATATAAGCTTCAGGCGGGTGATGTTATTCGCTTACCACCCATCAAGATCCCAGAGACAGCGCAGGTTGAAGCACCAAGCACTAAACTGAATCGTGTTGCAGAATTGGAAAAATGTGTGATTTATGAAGACGATCACATGTTAGTGCTCAATAAACCTTCCGGAACCGCAGTTCATGGCGGGAGTGGCCTCCACTTCGGTGCCATTGAGGCAATGCGTGCATTACGCCCTGATGCCCGTTTTCTGGAATTGGTGCATAGAATCGACCGCGATACATCCGGCATCCTGCTGATTGCGAAAAAGCGCTCGGCACTGCGTCACCTTCAGGCGCAATTTCGCGAGAAGACGGTGCAGAAATACTATTTTGCATTGGCAATGGGTAACTGGAAGCCTTCGATGAAGAAGGTGACAGCACCACTTCTGAAAAACGAAGTGAACAGTATTGTTCGCGTAAACCCAAATGGTAAGCCTTCTGAAACCCGCTTTAAGGTGATGGAGCAGTTCGAGCAGGCAACTTTGGTGCAGGCGAGCCCAATTACAGGTCGTACCCACCAAATCCGTGTGCATGCACAATATGTCGGTCACCCGTTGGCATGGGATGACCGATATGGCGATCCACGATTTGATGCTTACACCAAGAAATTTGGTCTGAGCCGCCTGTTCCTGCATGCGGCCAATATTAAGTTTACCCATCCGGGCACAGAAGAACTGATGGATATCTCTGCCCCATTGGATAAACAATTAGAACGAGCACTGGAAGGTTTAAGGAAAGCGCCAAGTGTTAGCTAACTATAAGCTGGTCATTTTTGATTGGGACGGCACCGTGATGGATTCTGTCGCACGTATCGTTTCGAGCCTGGAAGAAGCAGCCCGTTTAACGGGGGGCTTACCAGAACTCTCTGGCAATGAACTCAAACAAATGATTGGGTTGAGCCTCGACAAAGGATATGAATTTCTCTATCCCGATTCACCTTCAGAAAAGCTGGATGATTGGAAACACCACTACGGGCAGCAGTTTCGTGTCGATAACGCAACGCCGATTGACTTGTATCCTTCAAGCTATACGTTCTTAGAAACGCTGCAGCAAAGAGGGCATTTGCTAGCTGTAGCAACAGGTAAATCCCGCGCAGGTTTGGATAAGGCCATTGCTGATACTGGCACTTCTGCGTTTTTCGTGGCGACACGTACTGCAGATGAAACAGCTTCAAAACCCGACCCACTGATGATTCATGAGCTCTTAGCTCAGCTTGGTGTTGAGGCAAAAGACGCTGTCATGGTGGGAGACACAACTCACGACATGCATTTGGCACAGAATGCAGGTGTTGATGCTGTTGGTATTACCTGGGGTGTTCACGAGAGGGAGACGCTAGCGGCGTATCATCCTGTTACGATTGTGGACTCTCTGGAAGCACTTCTTTAGTCGTAGACTGGAGACAAGTAAAAGTGGGGCGATAGCCCCATTTTCTGTCTAAGAGCTACAGGACTTCGATTCCTTCCTCTCGGAGCATTTCGCATAGGCGAATCAAAGGCAGGCCAACTAAGGTGTTTGGGTCTCGTCCTTCAAGCTTGTTGAACAGTGCAATCCCCAGCCCTTCGCACTTAAAGCTTCCTGCACAATCAAGTGGTTGTTCTTTTTGCACATAGCGTGTGATTTCTTCTTCATTCAAATGTCTGAAGTGAACATGAAAGGGCTCCAGATCTGTTTGTGCGTCGCCAGACTCTGCGTTCAACAAAGTTAATCCCGTATAAAAGGTGACATGCTTTCCTGACGCCGCCTTTAACTGCTCAATAGCCTTTGCTTCTGTATGAGGTTTCCCCAAAATCTTTCCATCGATCACACAAACTTGATCGGATCCTATGATGATCGATCCTGGGTGAGCATCTCGACATGCCAGCGCTTTTTCCAATGAGAGTCGTTTCACTAGATCAGTCGGAGACTCATTTTCTTTAGCAGATTCATCAATATCCGGTGAATGGGTGATGAAGGGGAGGGCTAGTTTTTTCAGTAATGCTTGACGGTATTTAGATCCTGAAGCCAGCACAATTGTTTGTTTATTCATCTAACGATGATCCTTTACCAGAATATTCGTATACGTGGGCAAGTGTAATGTTTTAAACTTGCGGAGGCGAGTGGGCTTCCGACGAGCTTTAGCTATGGGCGCCCATTCAAGATCAATAATGCTAAGTACCTGTTGAACAGAAAGTAACCTTTTTTCTTTTTCTTGGGCTTTTGAAGCGCTTGAATAGAAGTAAAGGCATAAATTTCTTTGACTCAGGCTACATTGGAGGCTAGAATTCGCGCCCTATGCAAAAGGTAAAGCTACCACTAACGGTTGACCCGTTTAGAAGTGCGCAAAAGCGACTTGACTACGATGGCATCATCGCTGTGAAGCAACTGGAGCGTATTGCTGAGGCAACTGAAGGTGTAATCAGTGATGCTGAAGTGAAGCTTTCATTTGACATTGACGCTCAAGGGCTGAAGATTGTACGCGGAAACGCCAAGGTCGACGTTAATTTAGAGTGTCAGCGTTGTTGGAAAGCCTTCCCGCATCATTGTGAAGTCGAATTTATTTACAGCCCGGTTTTCAATGAAGATCAGGTTGGCAATTTACCGGATGCTTATGAGCCGGCATTAGTCGACGAAAATGGTGAGATTAACCTGCTTCAACTTGTCGAAGATGAGTTGATTGTGGCTCTGCCACAGGTTGCCATGCACGACGAAGTAGACTGCGAAGTCGATTCCGATGGTATGGTATTCGGGGAAATCCCGCTTGCTGATGAGCGTCCGAATCCATTTGCCGTTTTGAAAAACTTAAAGCAAAGTAACGAGGAGTAGGGTCAATGGCCGTACAACAGAACCGTAAAACCCGTTCTAAGCGTGGTATGCGTCGTTCACACGATGCGCTGGGCACTTCAGCTCTGTCTGTAGATGCAACTTCTGGTGAAACTCACCTGCGTCACAACGTGACTGCTGACGGTTTCTACCGTGGCCGCAAGGTAATCAACAAGTAAGGTTGAGCCTTGACAGGTCTAACCATTGCACTTGATGCGATGGGCGGGGATTTCGGTCCTCAAGTAACAGTGCCTGCCTCCGTGCAGGCATTGTTGCATTTCCCCTCGTTAAAAGTGGTACTCGTCGGTGATCAATCCGAGATCACCCGCCAGCTCGTATCGCTGGATCAAAAAAATAATCCCCGCATTTCAATTGTTCATGCGGAATCTTCTATCGCCAATGACACACGTCCTTCGCAAGCCTTGCGTTCAAGCAAAGGTAGCTCGATGCGTATCGCACTCGAACTGGTTGCGGAAGGAAAGGCTGATGCCTGTGTCAGCGCGGGTAATACTGGCGCTTTAATGGCACTTTCCCGCTCTCTTCTTAAATTGCTTCCAGGCATTGATCGTCCTGCACTAATTTCTGAGTTACCAACAATGGGTAACCAGCAAAGCTGGCTATTGGATTTGGGGGCAAACGTCTCGGTTGATGCCGACACCTTGTTTCAGTTCGCAGTGATGGGGTCGGTACTCGCTGAAGAACAACTGGGCTATCAGCCAT
The nucleotide sequence above comes from Grimontia kaedaensis. Encoded proteins:
- the plsX gene encoding phosphate acyltransferase PlsX, with product MTGLTIALDAMGGDFGPQVTVPASVQALLHFPSLKVVLVGDQSEITRQLVSLDQKNNPRISIVHAESSIANDTRPSQALRSSKGSSMRIALELVAEGKADACVSAGNTGALMALSRSLLKLLPGIDRPALISELPTMGNQQSWLLDLGANVSVDADTLFQFAVMGSVLAEEQLGYQPSVGLLNIGEEEIKGNDLVKRCAEMLQQCSAVNYIGYVEGDQLYTGKADVIVCDGFVGNVSLKTSEGVARLFLESLKMHVLANPLKKLVAKWLFGGLFNRLKHLNPDQYNGASLLGLRGIVVKSHGRADISAFQHAIGEAVHEVERQLPNKICDRLEAVLLERHY